A stretch of DNA from Mus musculus strain C57BL/6J chromosome 6, GRCm38.p6 C57BL/6J:
AGCAACTCAACCCTGAGTGCACACCACCCAGACCCCGGGACCCTGGAGCAGTGTGCCAGTAAGTCTCTCCTGTCAACTGCCCTGATCTTCGAGCCATCCCCGTAGCTAGGAAAGAAACTTGGGCCCCTCTCTGTCCATTAACCTGTGTCCCAGCGACGGCCTGGTCTTCCCAGACACTTGGGGATGAGGAATGTCCCAGCACTGTCCACAGAGCAGATTAAAAGCTAGCTTGGCTTTGATCAAAATTTGTTGCATGCTCTTTTGCACAGGTGGGTCTAATGACCCATCCCATGGCCAGCAGTCAAAGGTGAAAATGTTGTAGCATATTAGGGGTAAGAAGCCCATTAAAATATCACTGCTCCAACCTCTGCCCAAAGCAGGAACTGGCTTATGGACTCTTCCTCTATTTCCATTCATCCTCTTGACATATTTCCAGGGATAGGATGCTCAGACAGCACAAAGGAATCTCTATCACGTGTGTCCAATCAACGGAAGGTTTTGCTTTGTCTTAACTCTGATCCCTTTATCCCATCCTCATCAAATGACCAACTGTGTACTCACAGATAGGGGAGGAGCAACAGTAAATGCCTAAGAGGCCAAGAACAGAGCTTTGGGGTCTACAGACTGGAATATGGGCTCTGCTTCTGCCATATTGGGTTCTTGGTCTTCGTCAGTTTGGGTTTCCTTATATGAAGTAGGGATAATAGTTGAAGCAGCACAGGGCTGGTAGGTCAGTGGCAGAGCCTATCCTCATtcaaggccctgggctcagtACCCAGCACCAAAGCAGAGGTAGTAACAGCGCTGTTATCTTGAGTGCATAAGGTAGCAAACAAgtagcaagtgcttcttggccagcGTTCTTGTTCTAAACTGAGAGGGAGCCGGGGTGGCCAGTGTCTTACGGTCTCGTTCTTGCTCTCCTGTCAGATGTCGACTTCTGCCCACTAGCCTCCCTGTGTTGCCGGGCTTCCGTAGATGAATATGGCTGGATTGCGGCAGCGGTTGGCTGGAGTTTCTGGTTCCTCACCCTCATCCTGCTGTGCGTGGACAAACTGATGAAGTTAACTCCAGAGGAGCCCAAAGACCTGGCGGCATGAGCCCAAGGATGGCTTTTTCTATCATTTGGGGGTGTGGGAGGGGGAATACTTCTAGAAGCTTCTGTCACTTTAAAGTCACGTGTTCCTCGAAGTCTCTGGCTCTTTTATTATGAATTTGGTGTTGTGGGTCAAACCCAGGCCCCTGTATAAGCTACATGTGCCCTTTGCTATTAAGCTGCCCTTTTGGCCACACACCCACTGCGGCTACTTTTCCAGAAGGAAGAAGGTGAGGTCAGAGCTGTCCCAAGGGCCTGTGTGTCTGAATGACCTTAGTCCATCAGCGTTCCTATGGTGACACTCCTCATCTATCCCACGCTTTCTTCTGGGTGCACATGAAACCCAAGGCAATTTTTTAGTGGACAGGTTTGAAAGGCAGGATGTTGGCTCCTTCTGCTTTAATCAAGGGCATAACCATCCTGCCTCCTTCACATGTTCaacccctccccaccactccatCTTCACTGTCAGTCCCACCTATTGTAATCATTTATTTTCCTGTGCTTGCATGAGTTTGTGAGCACACACCTGCAGTGCTTAGAGGGTGTCAGacaccctggatctggagttacagatggttgtgagctgttatGTAAATacttggactgaacctctgaaagagcatcaagtgctcttaactcctgagtcatctttccagcctcgaggttttttttttttttttttttttttttaagagatgggAGATTAAGTATTTCAGGCTAATGTGAACAGAAATACACCCATTTACTTTAGGTATCAATTTTCTAAGCTGAACATGTAAGAATTAGACCCAACCAAAGGTTTAACACTCTGTCTCAGAGAGCTCATCCAACAGTTTGGGTTGCTGTGTGGGAGGCGGAGGGCAGAGGCTTGCCTGTTCCACCAGAGCAGCCTGTAACGCAGTCCATCTgctgctttgttttcatttttgtgagTTTGTGAGACAGAAATCTCccgtaatccaggctggccttgtactcaacATGTAACTGAGGACTGGATCTCCTGTACCCCATGCTAGCCCATGCTAgccttggacttctgatcctcctgcctccgcctctgtagctctgggatgacaggtatgcaccaccacaaaGGCCCACACATTCAGCGCTAGGTACAGGGATGTCCCATGTTCTCTTATGTTAAGGTTATGTAGGGCTGAGGAAATGTGACTGAAAGGACAATTCTGGGGCAGACTTTCCTAAAATAAGACCACCAGGATTGACCCTCAGGGCAGAAGCTGCCCTTCAGTTTTGGAGTGTGAAAAGAAACACTAGACTCGGGCCAAAGCTGGACAATGTGGGTATACATCCAAGCAGTGATGG
This window harbors:
- the Tmem213 gene encoding transmembrane protein 213, translated to MFSTPGHLCSNMAQSGVFLRNPGHLTSAPQAALLFSLVLTSFHLSCGTETSSSNSTLSAHHPDPGTLEQCANVDFCPLASLCCRASVDEYGWIAAAVGWSFWFLTLILLCVDKLMKLTPEEPKDLAA